The Methanobrevibacter millerae genome includes the window GTTAATAATAAAAAATTTAAAAATTAATATAAATAAATTAAATAATTTAATAAAATTAAAAAAAGTTTAATAAGTATTGTATGCATCATATGCTGCATATAACCTTAATAATATTAATATAATTGTACCAGCAATTCCTAAACCTGCAAAACGTGTTAAAACAGAAAGTGCTATGAAAATTACAAATAATATTATTCCTTTTTGCTTATATCCATTTATTCCCTGACCTACACCAGGAATAAAAAATGAAAGAATTGCATTAACAACCGCATCCCATTCCATAAAAATCACCTATCAATTTTTTTGAGAATAATATAATACTGTTTATTTTATAAATTCAAAAAACATACAATTATATTTTTCTCAATTAGTATTTATAACATTTTTATATTTAAAATTATTGAATGAAAGAAAATATCCTCCTAATCCCTAAAATTTTATTATCATCTTATCTACATAGTATAATATGACTGTTTAAAGAATTAACTGAGGTTATTATATGAAAGTTAAAGACGGAATAATTGGATTGGTTATTGGTGATGCATTGGGCGTTCCGGTTGAATTCCAATCAAGAGAATCATTAAAAATTGATCCTGTTACAAAAATGGAAGGATATGGCACTTACAACATGCCTCCGGGAACATGGTCTGATGACTCTTCAATGACAATAGCCACCATGGCAAGTATTGTAAATAAAAATGAAATCGATTACGATGATATTATGAAAGAATTTCAATCATGGATAGAAACTGGAAAATATACTCAATACTCAAATACCTTTGATTATGGAATAACAACAGCCCGTGGAATTCAAAATTACAAAATGGGAATTGATGCAATAGAATGTGGTGGAACTGGTGAAAGAGACAATGGTAACGGTTCCTTGATGAGAATTTTACCCCTCGCATTTATTCCGGATATTGATTACGAGACTATTGAAAACATATCCGGACTAACCCATGGTCATTTAAGATCTAAAATAGCATGCGTCTTTTATATTGAAATAGCTAAATCAATGCTTGAAAACAATTTGACTATTGATGAACACATTAAATTAGCGGGAAATAAAATTAAAGAGCATTATAAAGACTCTGGTGAGTTACATCATTTCAAAAGAATTTTTAATGATGAATTAAATGATGAAGATAGCATTAGCAGTAAAGGCTATGTAATAACAACTTTTGAAAGTGTAATATATTCACTTAAAAATACTGATAATTTCAGAGATGCTGTCCTTAAAGCTGTTAATTTAGGTAGAGACACAGATACTGTCGGGGCAATATGTGGAGGATTGGCCGGAATATTTTATGGATTTGATTCAATACCTGTGGATTGGATAGAAGAAATTCCTAAAATCAGTGAAGTCTTTGAATTATGTGAAAAGTATGAGGTGTATTGTGATGGATGTTTATGAAACTATTAAAAATATCCGATCTGTCTGCAATAATTATATGGATCCTGATTTGGTGGCCACAGTAATTGATGATAATTACTACATGGGAAGCAATAGCATTGATGAAATGCAAGGTTATGATATTTCAGATGATGATTCATATGAAGAAAAATTCATGAAAATACTAAAAGATGAAAATATTTTCATCAATTGCGGAATGCTTGCTTTTATACCAATAGTCAATGAATGTGATATTTTTTCCGCGGAAGATAAAACGATTAAAATAACACAAGATGAATATGAGAAAAATGCACATGAAAACGAATTATACTTCGGAATATTGATTGAAAAGAATTCATCAAACTACATCATAGGAACAATCGATTTATGTGGATGTAAAATTGAATCATGCTTCAGACCAATTAAAAAAAGTGATGAAGGATTATATGAAAAATTAGATGAGATAATTAGTAAAATGATTATCTCTTAATTAATTTTTGCTTTATGCTTTCCCACATTGCCTGCTCTTCACCGCAACCTGTCATAATAACATAGTCATATTTAGACTCTATAGCAAGTTCATATAACTTATTGATTCTTTTTGTCATTTCCTCATAGCTCAATGGATAGAATTCGGCATCAGGATATTCCTCTTTTATAATTTTATAATATTCTTCAGCCTTTTCGATTGATTCTCTTCCAGGAACTACAATAACATGAGCAGGATTCATTGCTTTTATAACTTTAAAGTGGTCTTCAAATATTTCTTCTTCATCAACATCAGGTGTAGTGTAGATAAATTCCAAAGGTCCGTCAATGAACTGATTCATGAACAATGCATTGATTTTAGCTGCATCACCATTATCTCC containing:
- a CDS encoding ADP-ribosylglycohydrolase family protein: MKVKDGIIGLVIGDALGVPVEFQSRESLKIDPVTKMEGYGTYNMPPGTWSDDSSMTIATMASIVNKNEIDYDDIMKEFQSWIETGKYTQYSNTFDYGITTARGIQNYKMGIDAIECGGTGERDNGNGSLMRILPLAFIPDIDYETIENISGLTHGHLRSKIACVFYIEIAKSMLENNLTIDEHIKLAGNKIKEHYKDSGELHHFKRIFNDELNDEDSISSKGYVITTFESVIYSLKNTDNFRDAVLKAVNLGRDTDTVGAICGGLAGIFYGFDSIPVDWIEEIPKISEVFELCEKYEVYCDGCL